From the Equus asinus isolate D_3611 breed Donkey chromosome 9, EquAss-T2T_v2, whole genome shotgun sequence genome, the window GTCTATCCAGGCAGGCACGGGAACAGGTTTTGTCTTAAGGAGTAGAGTGACTTACGAGAATGCTCAGAATACGCTCGGTAGACTCCAGATGCAAGGCTCACTTCAGCAAAAAACCTTCCAGAAACCATCACTTTCTAAATGTTTGTTTACTTATATGAGTGGAACCTTTATATATGCTTGTTATGCTactttaaaaactgaatgttAGGCAGACTGAAAATCTgactttatttaattctttttgaataCTTATTTCTAGTATCTTGTAGGATATAATTTTACTAAATGTAGGCcattatgtttctttaaaatgttcatttcctCATGAATTCTAAAGGCCCATGTGTTTCTTCTCACTTCCTCCTTTAAAACTGTGGGCAGTATACTCTATTTGAAATGTCCTAAGGGTGTTGTGTGGGGAAAGTGAATGGTAGAATTATTTCCCTTTTGTGATGTCATAATgcttgggttgtttttttttaaatgcatgggataatataattttaacaggtgggtatatttttatctttttcatcaCTGTAAttaagaacatatttttattgCGCATGACATATAACTTGAGGGATTGTCTTCCTGGTGATTTAATTCATTTCACACTTaggaaaataattcatatttaattaAGAAAGAGTGTGAAGTCTCAACTAtagattttattgaaatattttaattttactgtttAAATTTCCTAAATCTATCAGGTGTGATTGACCAAGcactttatattagtttcagttcATTTTCATAATTAACGGACAAGAGTAAGTCAGAATAGTTAGgaaaatttccttcttcttgttcaaaatattttatttattaatgaatTTTGAATGCACTTTCTACCAAAAACCTAAATTgtaatttaattaacaaaatattcCTCATAAAATTAGGTAATTTACCACAAATGTCAAGTTAGTTTTCCACAATTAACCAAAACCTGCACATCCTCTATAATTTTGTGCTTTCAAAGGAGGAGAAAACTGTGGCTGGTCTGTGAGTGTggtaaataaaaagacaaaaatcaggaTGACAGAGATTTTCCTTCTCGCTGTTGAGAATAATCAATGAAATATCAGAAAACCTAAGCAGGAGAAAAACCTACGTGTAAGGCCACACACTGAGAAAATGTCCAGTTGTTCCCAGACTTGTTCAAAGTGGaagattccttcctcttctctgctgAGACGCAGCCAGCTGATCTCATTAAGAAGAGAGGGCAGACTGAGTCTGACTGTTTCTGACTTATGGATTTAAAATATCGGGCCTCCCTTCAGCTGACATTTCCAGGACGCCAACTGTGAGAAAGGGAAGGTAGTCTATGCCCTTCACCTCACCTGGGATTCGAGGAAAAGGAGGGCATTAGACTACGCAAGCTGTTCAACAGAAGATGGCACACGCTGCTCCCGCTGTAATTTGTGTAGGTCAGGAAACGTAGATTGAAATGTGGGTTTCCCGTTAGTGTTATATTTTGTTTGTGGTAGACCTCCTCTGGTTTTTTCCCACCTCTCTTTTCCCACTTCTTCTCCACAGTGACGTAGACGCTCTGGGATTGTGAACATCCTAGTAGCAGACAAAACCATGAACATAGCTTTTTTCAATTCAGTTGTCAAAGGACAAGTGATCGTCTGACCACGGCTTTGGGAATTGGCTCTGACTCATCCCACAGGTCCATAACGATCTTTTGGGGAATGCAGTTGAATATTTGCACATCTGTGCCCTCTCCATATGAGCCAGATGGATTTTTATGATCCTGTCCATGGTTTCCTTGTTTTGAGGAAACACCGTCACCCACTGCCTCCACTACCTCTTCTCAGTGTTACTTTTATCTCCCAGATAGTCTTTAGACCTTTATACTCATTATTGTGTTGAACAAGACTTTTTTCCCCACAGGATAATAgagtaaataaaaatgatgatgatgtaGACGAAAATCACAATGACAAAGTAGTCTGTCACTTTGTGGTTGATATGATTCACTTTTATCCCCTCATGTTGTGACACTGATTTACACActttatatagtttatatttcaTGCTCCATTAGGATCCTAGGGACACTCTTACTTTCTAATTCTACAACTGAGGACACAGGCCCACAACTCATTTCCTTGTGACTCATCACGTCCTGTGATGATCGTCTGGATCACACGACTGGACACGATTGGGAATGGTTTGCCGTGGAAACAGAGCCTGCCTGCTCCCATCCAGGCGGGGCCTTGGTGCACGCTGGGGCTCACTCCTGCAACCTTCGCCATCATCCTGGGGTCCAGGCTTCATTTACCAAAACAAACGCCCAGAGGTGAATGTGAAAGTTCTGGTTGTTTACAGATCTtaaggttttgttgtttttctgtagAATCTATATAGGCTAAGTGCCAAGATAGACGTGAGAAGTCGCTCTCCTATCGTTAGTACTTACTGTTCATCGGAAATGATTAGATCACTTTTCTTGCCTAAGATTTCTTGTGCCCTCAGATGCACCAGAGAGGGAGCCCTAAAGAAGATGAGCCAAAGACGGGAATGGCCCTGTTTGAATCTTTTACTGCTTTCACTTGCCAGTTTTGTTTGgcaattgtttccattttgtctGACGATTATCCCCAGGCAGCATTTTGAGCATGGCAGAAATCCAACTTGCTTTCTGTCCTTGAGGTACTTACAGGTGGGAAAGGAAGAATACTTTCCATTCATGGTATAAATGTCACTGTGGAGAGGGGCACAGGCTCTGTGGGAACCCAGGAAAGGGCACAGTGGGAGCACCatcggagggagggagggagacagacagggagCATCCTGAGAAAGGCATGACTGAGCTGATCTTGAATGATAAGGAATAAACCACTCACATTCAATCCCATGTTTTCAGGTGTAGAAACTACTGATTCCAGATCACAGACATTGTTGGACATAGTGGTAACGATTGGGAAATTGGCAGAAATGGTGCTATTATCATCAGATCTCTTGTTTTTCTCCACagatatccttttttaaaaaacttgcaTGAAGATGACCAAACTTCCTAGTTATATTAACACAAAATACTTCTTTTATCCACAAGCCAGCTTTGGGATCTCAGCAAacaccttccttcttctctcccacGTCTTCACCTTGGCCTTTACTCACAGGGTTAAGCCCATTGACATGACAGTTAGTCACTTGTCCCTAATCCACATACTGCTGCTCTTCACCAAAGCAACGTTGGTGTCCTCAGACTTGTTTGGGTCACAGAATGTTCAGAGCAATCTAGGGTGTAAGGTAGCCGTATTTTTAAGCAAGGTGCTGAGGGGCCTCTCCATCAGTACCACCTGCCTCCCGAGTGTGCTCCAGGCTGTCACCATCAGCCCCAGCAGCTCCTCCTTGGCAAAGTTCAAACACATTTCTCCAAATCACGCCCTAGgattcttcctcttctcatggGTCCTCAACATGTCCATAAGCAGCAACCTTCTGTTCTACACTGCGGCCGCCCCCAGTGGGACTGAGGCCGGTCTTCTGTTTGTCACGAAGCACTGCTCTTTTTTGCCCGTGAGCAATATGCACAGGAGCATGTTCTCCACCCTAGTGACATTGAGAGATGTCACCTTCCTAGGGTCCATGGTCCTCTCTAGTGGCTACATGGTGACCATTTTGTATAGACATGAGAGGTTGTCCCAACACCTTCACAGCACCGGCTTCTCGCCAAGAGTCTCACCAGCGAAAAGGGCCTCTCAGACCGTCCTGTTGCTGGTGAGTTGTTTTGTCTTTGTATACTGGGTGGACTTCACCTTTTCATTTTCAGTGGTTGTGACATGGATGAATGACCCTCTATTAGTGTGGTTCCAGATTCTTGTGGTCGATAGCTATGCTACCATTAGTCCTTTGGTGCTAAATCCAAGCAGATAAGCGAATATTCAAGATTGTGCAAACTCTGCGGGGAAAGAAGAaacaaggtttaaaaaaattaatggataTTTACAACTAATATGCATTTGACAGTCCCTAAACAGTTTTACATGTTGCACAGGTCATTTTTCTGAATAAATTCATTGAGTCATTACTAATTCTCCACTGAATCCATTATATAAGCCTTTGTAATGTGGTTGGCAAATACAATTGAGTCGATTGTACATATCAGTCATATATGTGTAGGCTTCAGTGTTTtgctttccattcatttttgCATCTCTGGCCAGATGTCTGTGATCATTGTCTTCTTCAATTATATTATTGGAAATTCTTTTATTGAACATTGATTGTAGGTAAATGCTCTCCTTTGATCTAAAAtgtctcttttctctacatcttaaAGTCAAATAGAGTATATTCGATTCTAGCTATTTGTGTGGGAGTTATGTTCTACAGTCTTGCTTAAAACACTGAATTATCAGATACTGATTCATTGTTCCTAAGGAAAATACAAGAATAGGTTAGCGTGAGTCTCTTGTCACAACATGCtcatcaactgatcaatacagaaccttgttttatgtgtgtttctgcttAAAGACAACGTATTTAATGTTTTTGATTAACactgaactcatggccaacagcactgtAACTCATGCCTCAAGGACGTTTATGTAACATACAAATTTTTCCCTGAGGCACATCACGGATTTCTGTGCCTAATGGCACTGGACAGCCCAGCAGCACTGCACTTGGGAGGCATCctaacagcaaaatcaccaacaaaaatgcaaaagtatGGCACTAAATATATCCTGAAAAGACACTTGTTTACCGTATGAGAGCCGAAACAAGAGGTCAGAGCATTGCCCCGTTGACTTCTCTGGCAATGTGGATACCAGATGACTcaagtttttgcttttctgtgcACGTCTCCAAATCACCATAAAAGTACTGTGAGCATTGTTTTTGGGGttacaaaagaattttaatgattaaatgaaattacaAATATGGAACACACAGTTAGTGAGGATCACCGTGTATAGTTCTATATTCTTATACTGTTaggataatattttcttttctcttggcctCCATTTTTGTGAATTATGCTGCCATGTGATATTTTTTAGGTAGCTTGTTTTCCACCCCACtgactaaatttaattttttcctaaaccTTGGTGTTCCTATTACACTGTGCTGTGTCTGTCTATGGATACCCACTCTTTAACAATCACACTGGTTTGATATTCCACATTAATCCCAATTTCTTGTATCTGCCATGTCTATaaaattctgtctttattttttgtgttgtatCTTAGTTTCCCCACTTCTCTAATTCTGAATTTCTAACGTATTATAAAATAGAccctctcattttcttctttgtgtctcttaatatcttttc encodes:
- the LOC106821805 gene encoding LOW QUALITY PROTEIN: vomeronasal type-1 receptor 5 (The sequence of the model RefSeq protein was modified relative to this genomic sequence to represent the inferred CDS: inserted 1 base in 1 codon; deleted 4 bases in 3 codons; substituted 3 bases at 3 genomic stop codons); this translates as MFSGVETTDSRSQTLLDIVVTIGKLAEMVLLSSDLLFFSTDILFXKTCMKMTKLPSYINTKYFFYPQASFGISANTFLLLSHVFTLAFTHRVKPIDMTVSHLSLIHILLLFTKATLVSSDLFGSQNVQSNLGCKVAVFLSKVLRGLSISTTCLPSVLQAVTISPSSSSLAKFKHISPNHALGFFLFSWVLNMSIAATFCSTLRPPPVGLGRSSVCHEALLFFAREQYAQEHVLHPSDIERCHLPRVHGPLXWLHGDHFVXTXRGCPNTFTAPASPRVSPAKRASQTVLLLVSCFVFVYWVDFTFSFSVVVTWMNDPLLVWFQILVVDSYATISPLVLNPSR